The following are from one region of the Lynx canadensis isolate LIC74 chromosome D4, mLynCan4.pri.v2, whole genome shotgun sequence genome:
- the LCN9 gene encoding epididymal-specific lipocalin-9 yields the protein MKLLLLCLGLTLVCAHEEENVVRSNIDISKISGEWYSILLASDVKEKIEENGSMRVFVEHIKALDNSSLAFVFHTKKNGKCTEVFLVADKREDGVYSVVYDGYNVFSIVETVYDEYILLHLLNFDKKRPFQLVEFYAREPDVSQKLKEKFVKYCQEHGIVNILDLTEVDRCLQARGSEVAQDSSVE from the exons ATGAAGCTGCTGTTGCTGTGTCTAGGGCTGACTCTAGTCTGTGCCCATGAGGAAGAAAACGTTGTGAGAAGCAACATCGATATTTCAAAG ATTTCAGGAGAGTGGTATTCCATTCTCTTGGCCTCAGATGTTAaggaaaagatagaagaaaatggTAGCATGAGGGTTTTTGTCGAACACATCAAAGCCCTGGACAACTCTTCTCTGGCCTTTGTATTTCATACAAA AAAGAACGGAAAGTGTACTGAAGTATTTCTGGTTGCTGACAAAAGAGAGGATGGTGTATATAGTGTTGTGT ATGATGGATACAATGTATTTAGCATAGTTGAAACGGTCTATGATGAATATATCCTGTTACATCTTCTGAATTTTGACAAGAAGAGACCATTCCAACTGGTAGAGTTCTATG CCCGAGAACCAGATGTGAGCCAAAAACTCAAGGAAAAGTTTGTGAAATACTGCCAAGAACATGGGATTGTTAACATACTTGACCTGACTGAAGTTG